Proteins encoded by one window of Candidatus Endowatersipora endosymbiont of Watersipora subatra:
- a CDS encoding porin: MKLKTLLLGSVAAMIAVSGAPAADSVVAEPEPIDYVKVCDMYGSGFFYIPGTETCLEISGSMRVQYEHARLDTSSVGSFGYRTRVKFDARNETDYGTLHSSIRLEGESHNNILVDSAIMTLSNGSGSLSAGYGDDFFTTNTEFGYPGNMVDGLYEYNQTAYMQYTYAVNGFSATAGIQGDDGDSDDVLFDSYVGASYSGSWGRVAATIINDGRESTFDGDVAYSLFASLQGIENLRVDGWYQSAGDEANNYVDGGEWQWGIGARYKVVDNFSVGGGYSDSDTSGNQYTIGFEWQPITNVSVEVDYHNQSLPSDRGDSDGYLFRISRSF; encoded by the coding sequence ATGAAATTGAAAACCCTTCTTCTGGGTTCCGTTGCTGCGATGATCGCAGTATCTGGAGCGCCTGCTGCTGATTCTGTTGTTGCAGAGCCAGAGCCCATCGATTATGTTAAAGTCTGCGATATGTATGGATCAGGCTTTTTTTACATTCCGGGTACTGAGACATGTCTAGAAATCTCTGGCTCAATGCGAGTACAGTATGAACATGCTCGTCTTGATACTAGTAGCGTAGGTAGTTTCGGTTATCGCACTCGCGTTAAGTTTGATGCACGTAACGAAACAGATTATGGTACACTTCACTCTTCTATTCGTTTAGAGGGGGAGTCTCATAACAACATCCTAGTTGATTCTGCAATTATGACTCTAAGTAATGGTAGTGGTTCTTTATCTGCTGGTTATGGTGATGATTTTTTCACGACGAATACAGAATTTGGTTATCCTGGAAACATGGTGGATGGTCTATATGAATACAACCAGACTGCCTATATGCAGTATACATATGCTGTTAATGGATTCTCAGCTACTGCTGGTATCCAGGGTGATGACGGAGATTCGGATGACGTGTTATTTGATTCTTACGTCGGTGCCAGTTATTCTGGTTCTTGGGGCCGTGTAGCCGCTACGATCATCAATGATGGCCGTGAATCTACTTTTGATGGTGATGTTGCTTATTCACTGTTTGCAAGCCTTCAAGGAATTGAAAATCTACGTGTTGATGGTTGGTATCAATCTGCTGGTGATGAAGCGAACAACTACGTTGATGGAGGTGAATGGCAGTGGGGCATAGGTGCTCGCTATAAAGTTGTTGATAACTTCTCTGTAGGTGGTGGCTATTCTGATTCAGACACTAGCGGAAACCAGTATACAATTGGGTTTGAGTGGCAACCGATCACGAATGTGAGTGTTGAAGTCGATTATCATAATCAGAGTCTTCCTTCTGATCGAGGAGATTCAGATGGATATCTCTTCCGAATTTCGCGTTCTTTTTAA
- a CDS encoding metallophosphoesterase, which produces MFRLAHISDIHLLPLPSISLKQLISKRIMGYLNWQFDRKNIHNQDMLRTLLQDIKQKNTNHLAITGDLVNLALPSEFEAATKWLKQLGEANEISIVFGNHDCYVESGYRRACESWKNYIGDDRSDEIFPFVRYRKNSALIGVNSGVSTPPFMATGVFDKRQAEHLKKILETAKQNHKFRIIMIHHPPVEGVTSLTKKLHGQNIFRSVIEILGAELILHGHTHVNSLNWIEGPERTVPVIGVASASQRPIREHNLRAATYNLFDIDRQSEEWHCRYQTFGYHHSFSSVRKISDQLLLP; this is translated from the coding sequence ATGTTTAGACTAGCTCATATTTCAGATATTCACCTACTCCCTCTACCCTCAATATCACTCAAACAGCTGATATCAAAGCGTATCATGGGTTACCTGAACTGGCAATTTGATCGCAAAAATATACACAATCAGGATATGCTGAGAACTTTGTTACAAGATATAAAACAAAAAAATACAAACCATTTGGCGATCACCGGTGATCTAGTCAATCTAGCTCTCCCTTCTGAATTTGAGGCTGCAACTAAATGGCTAAAACAATTAGGTGAAGCGAATGAGATCAGCATCGTTTTCGGTAATCATGATTGCTATGTAGAATCGGGATATCGACGAGCCTGTGAAAGCTGGAAAAATTACATTGGTGATGATCGATCAGACGAGATATTCCCTTTTGTTCGCTATCGTAAAAATAGCGCTCTAATTGGTGTGAATAGTGGGGTTAGTACACCACCTTTTATGGCAACAGGAGTCTTTGACAAACGTCAAGCAGAACATCTCAAAAAAATATTAGAGACCGCGAAACAAAACCATAAATTCAGAATTATAATGATTCATCATCCTCCAGTGGAAGGAGTAACAAGCTTAACAAAAAAACTGCATGGCCAGAATATTTTTAGATCTGTTATTGAGATTCTAGGAGCTGAACTTATTTTACATGGACATACTCATGTTAACAGTCTAAACTGGATTGAAGGTCCGGAACGGACTGTTCCGGTTATTGGCGTTGCCTCTGCAAGCCAACGCCCCATTAGGGAGCATAATCTTCGGGCTGCAACCTATAATTTATTTGATATTGATAGACAATCAGAAGAATGGCACTGTCGTTATCAGACATTCGGGTACCATCACTCTTTTTCGTCTGTACGTAAGATCAGCGATCAGTTGTTATTGCCATAA
- a CDS encoding N-acetyltransferase, protein MTFDVIPALLMKFLDFKVRPESESDQSEIERLTAKVFGPGIHVRAVQPLREGVSHEVSLSFVAEHQSQIIGSVRLTKIMWGKNETLMLGPLAVLQRYSGHSAGKALMRAAVSKASDTCLDHQCKVIILVGNPSYYELFGFKKIIPGKITLPRPTDPERILAYELREGALSEMSGPATRCLYSQSKFLNL, encoded by the coding sequence GTGACGTTTGATGTCATTCCAGCTTTGCTTATGAAATTCTTGGATTTTAAAGTCCGACCTGAGTCGGAATCAGATCAATCTGAAATTGAGAGACTCACTGCTAAGGTTTTTGGTCCTGGCATACACGTTCGTGCTGTTCAGCCATTGCGTGAAGGTGTTTCTCATGAAGTATCATTATCTTTCGTCGCAGAGCATCAGAGTCAAATTATTGGTTCTGTCAGATTGACCAAAATTATGTGGGGTAAAAATGAAACTTTGATGCTAGGGCCATTGGCAGTTCTTCAGCGCTATTCAGGTCATAGTGCAGGTAAGGCTTTGATGCGTGCTGCTGTTAGCAAGGCAAGTGATACTTGTCTGGATCACCAGTGCAAAGTCATTATATTGGTAGGTAATCCATCTTACTATGAGTTATTTGGCTTTAAAAAGATTATTCCTGGTAAGATAACATTACCTCGTCCGACTGATCCTGAACGGATATTAGCATATGAATTGAGAGAAGGAGCTCTATCAGAAATGTCTGGACCTGCTACAAGATGCCTATACTCTCAATCAAAGTTTTTAAATCTTTAA
- a CDS encoding CCA tRNA nucleotidyltransferase: MFVEFKWLSNPSLQTLLCLLSEGGEEARVMGGAVRNGLMGESINDIDISTTLMPIYVVSRLKEKGYRFLLTGITYGTVTVIINGTTYDVTTLREELGTQGRHPKVSFGRDWKKDARRRDFTMNALSVSMRGELFDPLNGHDDLEARRIRFIGNPEERILQDPLRILRFFRFFAWYGNSFFPDPPALKACNHLKYLLNQLSAERIWTEFSKLLSAPDPGRALFWMDQIGILSLILPQIESGGIDTLSRLVKIQQQEKWPSDPILRLMSIISPNEEGINALNRSLKLPKILASRLITWARSVEPDAHMSFTEFEQFLYCGEILGIIDRLSLATARELSKKNDQSAQIVGQQLYRLLKHGKTWKKPKFPVSGRDLLTLGYEPGSAISIVLTQMEKQWVDSGFSQKKKELLGILSLKSTS; the protein is encoded by the coding sequence TTGTTTGTAGAATTTAAATGGCTCAGTAATCCTTCGTTGCAAACCCTGTTATGCCTTTTGAGTGAAGGAGGGGAGGAGGCTCGTGTTATGGGCGGGGCTGTGCGAAATGGATTGATGGGTGAATCAATTAATGACATCGATATTTCAACAACCTTGATGCCTATATATGTTGTTTCTCGTCTGAAGGAGAAAGGATATCGGTTTCTCCTTACAGGGATTACTTATGGTACGGTTACAGTTATCATCAATGGCACCACTTATGACGTGACAACTCTACGAGAAGAGTTAGGAACTCAAGGACGGCATCCCAAGGTTTCTTTTGGACGAGACTGGAAGAAAGATGCACGCAGACGCGATTTTACTATGAACGCGCTTTCTGTCAGTATGAGAGGTGAATTATTCGATCCTTTAAATGGTCATGATGATCTTGAAGCTCGCCGAATAAGATTCATTGGTAACCCTGAAGAGAGAATTCTTCAAGATCCTCTCCGTATACTCCGCTTTTTTCGTTTTTTCGCTTGGTACGGTAATTCTTTTTTCCCTGATCCTCCGGCACTAAAAGCATGTAATCATTTAAAATATCTTCTTAATCAGCTCTCTGCTGAGAGAATCTGGACGGAATTTTCAAAGTTACTGTCTGCCCCGGACCCAGGAAGAGCTCTTTTTTGGATGGATCAGATAGGGATCTTATCATTAATTTTACCTCAAATCGAATCCGGTGGCATTGACACTTTATCGAGATTAGTGAAAATTCAACAACAAGAAAAATGGCCTTCCGATCCTATTTTGCGTTTGATGTCTATCATCTCACCAAATGAAGAGGGAATAAATGCTCTTAATCGTAGTCTAAAACTGCCTAAGATTTTAGCTAGTAGACTGATTACCTGGGCCCGGTCTGTTGAGCCTGATGCTCATATGAGCTTTACAGAATTTGAGCAATTTCTCTATTGTGGAGAAATTTTAGGAATTATCGATAGACTATCGTTAGCAACTGCCAGAGAATTGAGTAAGAAAAATGATCAATCCGCACAGATAGTAGGTCAACAATTGTACAGGTTACTCAAACATGGAAAAACGTGGAAAAAACCAAAATTCCCTGTTTCTGGTCGTGATCTTTTGACACTGGGATATGAACCAGGATCGGCTATCTCAATAGTTTTAACCCAGATGGAAAAGCAATGGGTAGATAGCGGTTTTTCTCAGAAAAAGAAAGAGTTACTAGGAATTTTATCATTGAAATCTACTTCTTAA